The following nucleotide sequence is from Synergistota bacterium.
CTCGAGATGATCTCCATGCTTACTTTGGAAACCGCAGAAGCAACGAAGAGATTAGGTCCATAAGGAGGTGTAATAAAACCTATGGTTAAAGCTATGGTCATTATAACACCAAAATGCACTGGATCTATTCCCATGCACTTTATAATAGGAAGCAAAATAGGAGTTAGTATAACCGTAGAGGAAAAGTTATCTATAAAGCATCCAACACCAAGGAGAAAGAGATTTATAACGAACAGTATAACATAAGGATTGTCAGAAACGCTTAATAAAGCCTTTACTATCTTAATCGGAATTCTCTCTATAGTTAGATATCTCGCAAATGTCATCGATAAGCCTATCATGAAAATAACAGCTCCGGTTATCTTCACCGTCTCTTTTAAGGAATTATATATTTCTCTCCAGCCGAGCTCTCTATAGATAAAAACACCCACTATAACGGAATAAACGACTGAAACCCCACCTGCTTCCGTAGGCGTGAAAATACCTCCATATATCCCCCCAAGGATTATTATGGGTACAAGTAGAGCCCATATAGCTTCTTTGAAAGCCTTCCACACACGAGAAAGGGAGGGACGTTCCACTCCTCGGGAATAGCCCTGCTTTTTAGAGATAAAGTATCCTACCACCATAAGCGATAACCCCATAACTATGCCCGGAATCACCCCAGCAATAAAAAGCTTACCAATAGAAACCTGAGCAACTATACCATAGATGACAAAAGAAATGCTTGGTGGAATTATAACACCTATGCAACCTGCCGCAGCGGTAAGAGCAGCAGCAAATGCACGATCGTAATTTCTTTTTTCCATCTCAGGAATCATGAAGCTTCCAATTGCAGAAACCGTAGCAGTACTCGATCCAGAAATAGCACTGAAGAACATGCAAGCTAGCACTGTAACCATAGCAAGTCCTCCAGTAGCAAAACCAACTATACTATCAGCAAGATTGATAAGCCTCCTTGAAACTCCACCTGCTCCCATAAGGACGCCAGCTAAAATAAAAAGAGGAATAGCTAAAAGAGGAAAGGAATTCAAAGCGGTAAAGGATCTCTGCGCAATGATTACTAAAGGAATGCTGCTGGTGAAAAATATGACCGTAGCTGTCGCAACACCTATTGAGATACCTATAGGAACTCCTAAAGCCAAACAAGCAAACAGAAGGAAGAATAACCAAAATACCTCCATCTTTTATCTAACCCCACCTCTCTACCTTTTTCAATGTAGATACGATCTCACTAACGAGCCTTATCCCCATTAACGCACCACCTACAGGAACAGACGCATATGCGTATCCTATGGGTATGCGCATAGCTATGGAAAGCTCTCCATGACGAAATAGAAGGATAACAAGCTGGGTTCCAGTCCAAGCAAGAAAAACACAGAATAAGAACCATATTAAAAGAGAAACTACCTCCAGAAACAGTCTCCATCTGCCATTAAATTTCTCTAAAACAAAGCGAATCCTTAGATGAGAGTGCTGTCTAATAGCGTAGCTCGCCCCAATCCATGCTCCCCAGATAAATATATATGTGCATAGCTCCTGAACCCAGGCAGGGGAATATAGAAAGATATACCTCATTATCACCTGCGCAAAAACAAGGATCACTATAAAGGCCATCCCCCCAATTAGAAGATACTCCTCGAGCTTATTGAAAAAATCTCTTACCCTCATGACTCTACCTCCGAAATTTAGAACATACAAAGCATCTTTTCAAAAATAAGGGCCCCCACGGGGCCCTGAACATAATAGAGTCTTTAAAACTCCCCAACTATAGAGTCAAAGAACTCGTGTCCGAGTCTATCCCTCAATCTCTTGTAAACTCCTTGCGCTGCCTTAGCGAACACTTCCTTCTCCTCCGGAGTTAGCTCATTTACTATCATTCTCTTCCTTAAAAACGCTAATTCCTTTTCTTCCCTTTCGTTGCAAATCTTTCTTTGCGCATTTCTGAAAGCCATTGCAGCATCAGATACAACTTTCTGAAGATCCTTTGGCAAGGATTGATAAAACCT
It contains:
- a CDS encoding TRAP transporter large permease, giving the protein MEVFWLFFLLFACLALGVPIGISIGVATATVIFFTSSIPLVIIAQRSFTALNSFPLLAIPLFILAGVLMGAGGVSRRLINLADSIVGFATGGLAMVTVLACMFFSAISGSSTATVSAIGSFMIPEMEKRNYDRAFAAALTAAAGCIGVIIPPSISFVIYGIVAQVSIGKLFIAGVIPGIVMGLSLMVVGYFISKKQGYSRGVERPSLSRVWKAFKEAIWALLVPIIILGGIYGGIFTPTEAGGVSVVYSVIVGVFIYRELGWREIYNSLKETVKITGAVIFMIGLSMTFARYLTIERIPIKIVKALLSVSDNPYVILFVINLFLLGVGCFIDNFSSTVILTPILLPIIKCMGIDPVHFGVIMTIALTIGFITPPYGPNLFVASAVSKVSMEIISRKVLWFFLVLVLVLVLVTYVPSLSTYLVNLLLR
- a CDS encoding TRAP transporter small permease; translation: MRVRDFFNKLEEYLLIGGMAFIVILVFAQVIMRYIFLYSPAWVQELCTYIFIWGAWIGASYAIRQHSHLRIRFVLEKFNGRWRLFLEVVSLLIWFLFCVFLAWTGTQLVILLFRHGELSIAMRIPIGYAYASVPVGGALMGIRLVSEIVSTLKKVERWG